A stretch of the Bacteroidales bacterium genome encodes the following:
- a CDS encoding amidohydrolase: MSSNNNIFLNKIVELRKELHRNAELSLNELNTKKIICDFLQKNSPSCKIISLSDTGFAATFDSGKPGLNLMFRADIDALPIKENLSLPYSSCNKNVSHKCGHDGHSAILCGLACIIENDFPETGKIILLFQPAEETGQGARMILENPAFKLIEPDFIFALHNIPGFEKNSVLVKKEQFASASKGIIIKLTGKSCHAAYPEHGKNPAFAFSEIIKGIESIPEYSESFDNFILTTIVHASLGEPAFGTAAGYAEIRATLRSYDNHNMQRLVHECKLLAEEKAKEEGLALSVEFVDEFDETFNHPEAVNMIEKAAETCGAKIIHLPFPFRWSEDFGKFTSKYKGAIFGLGAGKEHTALHTKDYDFPDEIIETGISVFHNIIKNYSKN; the protein is encoded by the coding sequence ATGAGTAGCAATAATAATATTTTTTTGAATAAGATTGTGGAACTTCGCAAAGAGCTTCACCGCAATGCTGAGCTCTCACTGAATGAACTCAACACAAAAAAAATTATTTGCGATTTTCTACAAAAAAATTCGCCCTCATGTAAAATAATAAGTTTATCAGATACTGGTTTTGCTGCTACTTTCGATAGCGGGAAACCCGGACTAAACCTGATGTTCAGGGCAGATATTGATGCTTTACCTATTAAAGAAAATTTATCACTGCCTTATTCATCGTGCAATAAAAATGTTTCACATAAATGCGGCCACGATGGTCATAGCGCAATTTTATGCGGACTTGCATGCATCATTGAAAATGATTTCCCTGAAACCGGAAAGATTATTTTATTGTTTCAACCAGCCGAAGAAACAGGACAAGGTGCAAGAATGATTTTAGAAAATCCTGCATTTAAACTCATCGAACCCGATTTTATTTTTGCACTGCACAACATTCCCGGCTTTGAAAAAAATTCAGTACTTGTAAAGAAAGAACAATTTGCATCTGCTTCGAAAGGAATAATCATTAAACTTACCGGAAAGTCTTGCCATGCGGCTTATCCAGAACATGGAAAAAATCCGGCATTTGCTTTCTCTGAAATTATTAAAGGCATCGAAAGCATTCCCGAATATTCCGAAAGTTTTGATAATTTTATTTTAACAACCATTGTTCATGCTTCGCTGGGAGAACCTGCTTTCGGCACTGCTGCAGGTTATGCCGAAATTCGCGCAACACTCAGAAGTTATGACAATCATAATATGCAACGACTGGTTCATGAGTGCAAACTTCTTGCTGAAGAAAAAGCAAAAGAAGAAGGACTTGCGCTTTCCGTTGAATTTGTTGATGAATTTGATGAAACATTTAACCATCCTGAGGCGGTCAATATGATTGAAAAAGCTGCCGAAACATGCGGAGCAAAAATTATTCATCTGCCTTTTCCTTTTCGATGGTCGGAAGATTTTGGAAAATTCACCTCAAAATATAAAGGCGCAATATTCGGGTTAGGTGCAGGAAAAGAACATACTGCACTTCACACAAAAGATTACGATTTTCCTGATGAAATCATAGAAACAGGAATTTCTGTTTTCCATAACATTATTAAAAACTATTCTAAAAACTGA
- a CDS encoding AAA family ATPase translates to MIIIGITGTLGAGKGTIVEYLVEHKKFSHYSVRSFITEEIKKRKLDVNRDNMVLVANELRANHSPSYIVEQLYEQAIKSGKNCIIESIRTPGEVEALKQKGNFYLFAIDAPAEIRYQRIVQRASETDNVSFETFIENEKREMQSSDPNKQNLSRCIENADYSFVNDKSIKELQEKVDDVISKIIK, encoded by the coding sequence ATGATTATCATAGGAATTACAGGCACGCTGGGAGCGGGTAAAGGCACCATAGTTGAATACCTGGTTGAACATAAAAAGTTTTCTCATTATTCAGTACGTTCATTTATTACTGAAGAAATTAAAAAAAGAAAACTTGACGTAAACCGCGACAACATGGTATTGGTTGCAAATGAACTTCGCGCAAATCATTCGCCCAGTTATATTGTTGAACAATTATATGAACAGGCAATTAAATCGGGAAAGAATTGTATCATTGAAAGTATACGCACTCCGGGCGAAGTAGAAGCATTAAAACAGAAAGGAAATTTTTATCTTTTCGCCATTGATGCTCCGGCAGAAATACGCTACCAGCGCATTGTTCAGCGCGCATCGGAAACTGATAATGTTTCGTTCGAAACTTTTATTGAAAACGAAAAAAGAGAAATGCAATCGTCTGACCCGAACAAACAAAACCTTTCCAGGTGTATTGAAAACGCTGATTATTCTTTCGTAAATGATAAAAGTATTAAAGAACTTCAGGAAAAAGTTGATGATGTAATATCGAAAATAATTAAATAA
- a CDS encoding HAD hydrolase family protein gives MISINIPGVKELQLCFLVLDFNGTLAFDGNLLEGVAEKLNVLAADLEIHVITADTFGKAKAQFKNIKCKVKIIEGEEQQSQKLDFIAQLGADEVVAIGNGKNDALMLKHAALGIAIIQKEGIAGETLLSADVVCNDILDALDLLDNPLRLTATLRK, from the coding sequence ATGATATCAATTAATATTCCCGGGGTCAAAGAACTTCAACTCTGTTTTCTTGTACTTGATTTTAACGGTACCCTTGCATTTGATGGAAATTTACTGGAGGGTGTTGCCGAAAAGCTGAATGTACTTGCAGCTGATCTTGAAATTCATGTAATAACGGCAGATACGTTTGGCAAAGCAAAAGCACAATTTAAAAATATAAAGTGTAAAGTAAAAATTATTGAAGGTGAAGAACAGCAATCACAAAAGCTTGATTTCATTGCACAATTAGGTGCCGATGAAGTTGTGGCAATTGGCAATGGTAAAAATGATGCTTTAATGCTAAAACATGCAGCACTTGGTATTGCAATAATTCAGAAAGAAGGCATTGCCGGCGAAACACTTTTGTCTGCTGATGTTGTTTGTAATGATATCCTGGATGCGTTGGATTTATTGGATAATCCGTTAAGGCTGACAGCTACGTTGAGAAAATAA